A single region of the Biomaibacter acetigenes genome encodes:
- the iolN gene encoding 3-dehydro-scyllo-inosose hydrolase: MERPKDKKWILTDYPAIKFEDNTVGRLKKQIWDASEEEIDAILKEYEIPSESELGKPGTYIQNTPRVKVIEKRRKNDIVFVPIGCTENHGLHANSGLDTFMVTQILEGVRRYTAKQGREVNLAFPPLNYGGHPYHHLGMPGTVIMPKEVVEETIIYTMLGLWNDGFRKIILVNNHGHLWMLESAIQEFMKRFQLPGIFQVLDWHRAVREFFYPTDREDSLETHFVHADESETSVGLLLFPGMIDMSVVQDAQGESFLPEGHFDTSVDPFGRPHRWSEGEGHAAIERAATPQGVVGKPSIATVKKAKRPIAAILKYLTLLNDQILEAFPPGTVPPVEKVTLRTEEEMKPFLKEPFSEGWKSVYELPMIGVFHKL; encoded by the coding sequence ATGGAAAGACCAAAGGACAAGAAATGGATTTTGACAGATTATCCTGCCATAAAATTTGAAGACAATACGGTGGGAAGGTTGAAGAAGCAAATTTGGGATGCTTCCGAAGAAGAAATCGACGCTATTTTGAAAGAATATGAAATTCCATCCGAGTCCGAATTGGGAAAACCGGGAACATATATTCAGAACACCCCCAGGGTTAAAGTAATAGAAAAGCGAAGAAAAAACGACATAGTATTTGTGCCCATCGGATGCACCGAAAATCACGGTTTGCATGCCAACAGCGGGCTTGACACATTTATGGTTACACAAATATTGGAAGGTGTGCGCCGTTACACCGCAAAACAGGGAAGGGAAGTAAACCTTGCCTTCCCGCCGCTGAACTACGGCGGACATCCCTATCACCACCTGGGGATGCCCGGCACGGTGATAATGCCGAAAGAAGTGGTGGAAGAGACCATTATCTATACAATGCTGGGACTCTGGAATGACGGTTTCAGGAAGATAATTCTGGTAAACAACCACGGGCATCTGTGGATGCTTGAGTCGGCCATTCAGGAATTCATGAAGAGATTCCAGCTTCCCGGAATCTTCCAGGTGCTTGACTGGCACAGGGCAGTAAGAGAATTCTTCTATCCGACCGACAGGGAAGACAGCCTAGAAACCCACTTCGTCCATGCTGATGAAAGCGAAACATCCGTAGGATTACTGCTGTTTCCCGGCATGATTGATATGAGCGTTGTCCAGGACGCTCAGGGAGAAAGCTTCCTGCCCGAAGGCCATTTCGACACCTCCGTAGACCCCTTCGGAAGACCTCACCGTTGGTCCGAGGGTGAAGGCCATGCTGCAATAGAGCGGGCTGCCACACCGCAGGGAGTTGTAGGCAAACCGAGCATCGCTACAGTGAAAAAGGCCAAACGACCCATCGCCGCTATATTGAAATATTTAACGCTGCTGAATGATCAGATTCTGGAAGCCTTCCCGCCGGGGACCGTGCCGCCGGTGGAAAAAGTCACACTGAGGACCGAGGAGGAAATGAAACCCTTCCTGAAAGAACCTTTCAGTGAGGGATGGAAATCGGTATATGAACTGCCTATGATTGGAGTATTTCATAAATTATAA
- the iolG gene encoding inositol 2-dehydrogenase — translation MDRKIKIGIIGAGRIGKMHAENIRANFSNVEIKSVADLFADKIKDWANSIGINNIFVDPAMILEDEEIDAVLICSSTDTHSRLIMDSARAGKHIFCEKPIDFNLERIHQALDSVEKAGVKLQIGFQRRFDPSFRKAFEMIRQGKIGDPHILKITSRDPQPPPIDYIKVSGGIFLDMTIHDFDMARYLSGSEVTEVYASGAVLVDPAIGNAGDIDTAVVTLKFENGAIGVIDNSRRSTYGYDQRVEVFGSKGCVSVSNDILTNTVLSDENGITSDKPKYFFIERYKDAYIEEIKAFFDSILNDKQPPVTGIDGLEPVIIGLAAKKSLVEGKPVKIQR, via the coding sequence ATGGATAGAAAAATAAAGATAGGCATCATAGGTGCCGGAAGAATAGGAAAAATGCATGCCGAAAACATAAGGGCAAATTTCAGCAATGTAGAAATAAAATCCGTTGCCGATTTATTTGCAGACAAGATAAAAGATTGGGCCAACAGTATAGGCATTAATAATATATTTGTAGATCCTGCAATGATTTTAGAGGATGAAGAAATCGATGCAGTCCTTATATGTTCTTCAACGGATACCCATTCTCGTCTGATTATGGATTCCGCCAGGGCTGGAAAGCATATTTTTTGCGAAAAGCCCATAGACTTTAACCTCGAAAGAATACACCAGGCCCTTGATTCTGTAGAAAAGGCCGGTGTCAAGTTGCAGATAGGATTTCAGAGGAGGTTTGATCCAAGTTTTAGAAAAGCCTTTGAGATGATAAGGCAAGGCAAGATCGGAGATCCTCATATTCTCAAGATAACATCCAGGGATCCACAACCTCCTCCCATCGATTATATCAAGGTTTCAGGTGGAATCTTTCTGGATATGACCATTCATGACTTTGACATGGCAAGATACCTTTCTGGAAGTGAAGTGACTGAAGTTTATGCATCGGGAGCGGTGCTCGTGGACCCCGCCATTGGAAATGCTGGCGATATCGATACGGCTGTGGTAACATTGAAATTTGAAAATGGAGCTATCGGAGTAATTGACAACAGCCGCAGGTCTACCTATGGATATGACCAGAGGGTGGAAGTGTTCGGCTCCAAAGGATGCGTGTCGGTTTCCAACGATATTCTGACAAATACGGTGCTGAGCGATGAAAATGGGATTACATCAGACAAACCAAAATATTTTTTCATTGAAAGATATAAAGATGCTTATATTGAAGAAATAAAAGCATTTTTTGACAGTATATTAAATGATAAACAGCCTCCGGTTACAGGCATAGATGGGCTGGAGCCGGTAATCATAGGCCTTGCTGCCAAAAAATCCCTGGTAGAAGGCAAACCGGTGAAGATACAAAGATAA